Proteins co-encoded in one Aspergillus luchuensis IFO 4308 DNA, chromosome 6, nearly complete sequence genomic window:
- a CDS encoding uncharacterized protein (COG:S;~EggNog:ENOG410PSSC;~InterPro:IPR034455;~go_component: GO:0031083 - BLOC-1 complex [Evidence IEA]), with protein sequence MSVSASIPDTSLGLTSSEIQILRQQQQIALQGGHGANGVSRGRGTGRTSNSSSRAASAASSHGRLILDPMSLRALSQQLDGLQQQIRNRLDDLEEQMQISIQSTYDRAGNVIRNADAEIARTRSILASIDDLENELAKIGHIREIVKAYRGRIEGLDQRLDQAARRRH encoded by the exons ATGTCCGTATCAGCCTCGATTCCCGACACTTCGCTTGGCCTCACCTCCTCCGAGATCCAAATTCTgaggcaacaacaacagataGCCCTGCAGGGCGGCCACGGTGCCAATGGTGTTTCCAGGGGCCGAGGGACCGGACGCACCAGCAACTCCAGTTCGCGCGCCGCCAGTGCCGCCAGCAGCCACGGTCGTTTAATTCTGGATCCCATGAGCCTACGGGCGCTATcgcagcagctggatggTTTGCAACAACAGATTCGCAATCGCCTTGATGAT CTGGAAGAGCAAATGCAGATATCTATCCAAAGCACTTACGATCGCGCCGGCAACGTCATTCGCAACGCTGATGCCGAGATTGCCCGTACCCGTTCCATTTTAGCCTCAATTGACGACTTGGAGAATGAGCTTGCGAAGATCGGGCATATTAGAGAAATCGTGAAAGCGTATCGTGGACGTATAGAAGGTCTCGATCAACGCCTGGATCAAGCCGCCCGCCGGAGACACTGA
- a CDS encoding WW domain binding protein 11 (COG:S;~EggNog:ENOG410PIJW;~InterPro:IPR019007;~PFAM:PF09429;~go_process: GO:0006396 - RNA processing [Evidence IEA]) — protein sequence MPKDKERSLNPAAAQRKLDKQKSLKKGKAEAQARRNEKLARRNPERIQRQINDLKAFEESGQKLRPRDQELLEALERDLRAVQKAREALGDKAPKFDNFESRRGGQHRGRGDAAVLGKRRRDGGDGNRFRHDGDDGSSSSDETDEEVRRIPMPRDTPPPIPRQFRKGGPGGEAAGGGGRGPHALPAKPPVVEAKTVYEAKPEIRNLRQEAINKFVPAAVRVKQEAIRGQGKLLEPEEMDRLEQAGYNAGPAEGEEKASSAAPAAVDEDTQRRLEEEERRFNQELRSVQIEEVEDEEA from the coding sequence ATGcccaaagacaaagaacgCAGCTTAAACCCGGCGGCGGCGCAACGCAAACTCGACAAACAAAAAAGTCTCAAGAAAGGCAAAGCCGAAGCGCAAGCCCGACGAAACGAGAAACTAGCGCGTCGCAACCCCGAGCGCATCCAACGACAAATCAACGACCTCAAAGCATTCGAAGAATCCGGACAAAAGCTACGACCCCGCGATCAGGAGCTTCTGGAAGCCCTGGAACGTGATCTGCGCGCCGTGCAGAAGGCCAGAGAAGCGTTGGGCGATAAGGCACCCAAATTCGACAACTTTGAATCTAGACGAGGCGGTCAGCACCGTGGGCGCGGGGATGCTGCAGTCTTAGGCAAACGCAGGCGAGATGGCGGCGACGGCAACCGGTTTAGGCACGATGGTGATGAcgggagtagtagtagcgaCGAGACAGATGAGGAGGTGAGAAGGATACCCATGCCGAGGGATACGCCTCCGCCTATCCCGCGACAGTTTCGGAAAGGAGGGCCAGGAGGAGAGGCtgcaggtggtggtggtcggggcCCGCACGCTCTTCCGGCGAAACCGCCCGTCGTCGAAGCGAAGACTGTGTACGAGGCCAAGCCGGAGATCAGGAATCTCCGACAAGAGGCGATCAATAAGTTCGTTCCTGCAGCTGTCAGGGTCAAACAGGAAGCTATACGGGGACAAGGCAAGCTCTTGGAaccggaggagatggatcggCTGGAGCAAGCAGGGTATAATGCCGGACCTgcagaaggcgaggagaaAGCTTCGTCGGCTGCTCCAGctgctgttgatgaggaCACTCAACGCagactggaagaggaggagaggcggTTCAATCAGGAGCTTCGGTCCGTGCAGATTGAAGAAgtggaggacgaggaagcatAA